In the genome of Chryseobacterium arthrosphaerae, one region contains:
- a CDS encoding GAF domain-containing protein produces the protein MSELKKRLSSILESPKHNTEEKLEKVCHLLDQEISYFNWTGFYFKNGDKDELILGPYVGAPTDHTIIPYGKGICGQVAVSNETFVVPDVNEESNYLSCSIDTKAEIVVPIFKDGKNIGQIDIDSHTVDPFTDEDRELLEWLCNEVSKIL, from the coding sequence ATGTCAGAATTAAAGAAAAGACTTTCCTCAATTCTTGAAAGTCCTAAGCATAATACGGAAGAAAAACTTGAAAAAGTTTGTCATCTGCTGGATCAGGAGATTTCTTATTTCAACTGGACAGGGTTTTACTTCAAAAACGGAGATAAGGATGAATTGATTCTCGGGCCTTATGTGGGAGCACCTACTGACCACACCATTATTCCTTATGGAAAAGGAATTTGCGGTCAGGTTGCCGTTTCCAACGAAACATTTGTGGTTCCTGATGTAAATGAAGAAAGCAATTACCTGAGCTGCTCAATAGATACAAAAGCAGAAATTGTAGTTCCTATTTTCAAAGACGGGAAAAATATCGGACAGATTGATATTGATTCTCATACCGTAGATCCTTTCACGGATGAAGACCGTGAATTGCTGGAATGGCTTTGTAATGAAGTGTCAAAAATTTTGTAA
- a CDS encoding S8 family peptidase → MNNNRKPILYKGEVYSKPVSKNGGGGPLKLPISYEEARYRIKNDIDKVHDTIRSLPETSKLPNEIVVCIRMHPDFSAKSYYPDSLFDGNNEKFGLQEVGSRIWRTEDSEDQNEFEESGKLFFVRGTEQALDKLKNHLDRPPFRLTKKFTEDVRKIVSIDLLSEEEQILGIPDDWERGCLEAVLHPFEIDYEIAFDHFMSVLNSSGVDVESIKCKQYDEGVTFISLYGDREVVRALSGYNPLRTLHPLEARDFSSIERGTPMSGAPIPPQFTGKSSIVVGVIDGGYIPGNPALDPYVESEDSVPGIAVEYYQQHGTQVTSAVLYGALNKYKNTDTLPEPKVSVKNFRVLSSDTSDPDLYEVIDAIEKIVPENDNIKIYNLSMGPAGPILDDHISRFTFACDLLIQKYSVLFCTAVGNDGHIAGYNRIQAPADMVNGLAVGAYSKIDAEITRAPYSCIGPGREGNKLKPDLSAFGGCAQNPIQLMGENQDLRILTTGTSFSSPLVSAASAHLVGYSNDTINSFVARVLLIHGVSETTDSHSFELGHGILPDDIQQLVTCPASSYTIIYSGEVEPGKFIELPIPWTEEIDKGKVNFRWTVSTQTNVDPQSPDDYSTSSVVTSFYPHTSKFKFKNGGSTKIVDVVKNPDKEVELLSTGWFRESPFPVSESGQTPYQVENDLRADFKWDSMDTRRKNKNADNVYNPMFHLHALERGKRYKSEKIKYTLVLTVTTPKSEVDLYSKVRAKYSALLPISLDLENRISVTS, encoded by the coding sequence ATGAATAATAACCGAAAACCAATATTATATAAAGGAGAAGTTTATAGCAAACCTGTTTCGAAAAATGGCGGAGGAGGTCCTCTAAAACTTCCTATTTCTTATGAGGAAGCAAGGTATCGAATTAAGAATGATATCGATAAGGTTCATGATACAATTCGGAGTTTGCCAGAAACATCAAAGTTGCCTAATGAAATTGTTGTTTGTATAAGAATGCATCCTGACTTTTCTGCAAAGAGCTATTATCCAGATTCTCTTTTTGATGGAAATAATGAGAAATTTGGATTACAAGAAGTTGGTTCAAGAATTTGGAGGACAGAAGATAGTGAGGATCAAAATGAATTTGAGGAATCAGGAAAACTTTTTTTTGTAAGAGGAACGGAACAAGCATTGGATAAATTAAAGAATCATTTAGATAGACCGCCATTCAGATTGACAAAAAAATTTACTGAAGATGTAAGGAAAATTGTAAGTATTGATTTATTATCTGAAGAAGAACAAATACTGGGAATACCTGATGATTGGGAAAGAGGGTGTTTAGAAGCTGTACTTCACCCTTTTGAGATAGATTATGAAATAGCTTTTGATCATTTCATGAGTGTTCTAAATTCATCCGGTGTAGATGTTGAAAGTATAAAATGTAAACAATATGATGAGGGAGTGACGTTTATTAGTCTTTACGGAGATCGAGAAGTTGTAAGGGCTTTATCCGGATATAATCCATTGCGAACATTACATCCTTTAGAAGCAAGAGATTTTAGCTCTATCGAAAGGGGAACTCCTATGAGTGGTGCTCCAATTCCTCCGCAATTTACGGGGAAATCCTCAATTGTTGTTGGTGTTATAGATGGGGGGTATATTCCAGGAAATCCAGCATTAGATCCATATGTAGAATCTGAAGATTCAGTTCCAGGTATAGCAGTAGAATACTATCAGCAACATGGTACTCAGGTAACTAGTGCAGTTTTATACGGTGCGCTAAATAAATATAAAAATACAGATACCTTACCAGAGCCTAAGGTAAGTGTAAAGAATTTCAGGGTACTGTCCTCTGATACTTCTGATCCTGATCTTTACGAAGTAATTGATGCTATAGAAAAAATTGTTCCTGAAAATGACAACATTAAAATATATAATCTAAGTATGGGGCCTGCGGGACCGATATTAGATGATCATATAAGTCGATTTACATTTGCTTGCGATTTGCTTATTCAAAAATATAGTGTCCTATTTTGTACGGCAGTAGGAAATGATGGTCATATAGCTGGTTATAACAGAATACAAGCTCCTGCAGATATGGTTAATGGTCTTGCTGTTGGTGCATATTCAAAAATTGATGCTGAGATTACTAGAGCTCCATATAGTTGTATCGGTCCAGGAAGAGAGGGGAATAAATTAAAGCCTGATTTATCAGCATTTGGTGGATGCGCTCAAAACCCAATACAGTTAATGGGTGAAAATCAAGATTTAAGAATTTTGACAACTGGAACGAGTTTTTCAAGTCCTTTAGTTTCTGCAGCGAGCGCTCATTTGGTAGGCTATAGCAATGATACTATTAATAGTTTCGTTGCAAGAGTATTGCTCATACATGGTGTATCTGAGACTACTGATAGTCATAGTTTTGAATTAGGACATGGAATACTGCCAGATGATATTCAGCAGCTTGTCACGTGTCCTGCATCTTCTTATACAATTATATATAGTGGAGAAGTAGAGCCGGGTAAATTTATAGAATTGCCTATCCCTTGGACCGAAGAAATAGATAAGGGCAAAGTGAATTTTCGATGGACGGTTTCGACTCAAACTAATGTAGACCCACAAAGTCCCGATGATTACTCAACATCTTCTGTGGTGACTTCTTTTTATCCCCATACCTCAAAATTTAAATTTAAAAATGGTGGATCAACGAAGATTGTTGATGTTGTGAAAAATCCAGATAAGGAAGTTGAACTTCTGTCGACAGGGTGGTTTAGAGAATCTCCTTTTCCTGTAAGTGAATCTGGGCAAACTCCTTATCAAGTAGAAAATGATTTACGCGCTGATTTTAAGTGGGATAGTATGGACACTAGAAGAAAAAATAAAAATGCAGATAATGTATATAATCCTATGTTTCATTTACATGCTCTAGAGCGTGGAAAAAGATATAAATCTGAAAAAATAAAATATACATTAGTTTTAACTGTAACAACTCCTAAGTCAGAAGTAGATTTGTATAGTAAGGTTAGAGCTAAATATTCGGCATTGCTTCCTATTAGTTTAGATCTTGAAAATAGAATCTCTGTCACGTCATAA
- a CDS encoding MBL fold metallo-hydrolase produces MKLKFLGTGTSQGVPVIGCTCEVCTSENPKDKRLRSSVMVTTEENKKILIDCGPDFRQQMLSNHEHTVDIALITHEHNDHVIGLDDMRPLIFKSGKDVPLYCYSRVAHEIKNRFPYAFADVRYPGAPAFELHEIENKPFKVLDTEITPVEVIHYKITVFGYKFKNLAYITDAGFISDTEKEKLKNLDVLILNCIRKFDPHPAHFILPDVIKLFEELKPKKLFLTHISHHLGLHDIEDKQLPPGMHLAYDGLEINF; encoded by the coding sequence ATGAAGTTGAAATTTTTAGGAACCGGTACTTCCCAAGGTGTGCCCGTTATAGGCTGTACATGTGAAGTGTGTACTTCCGAAAATCCCAAAGACAAACGTTTGCGTTCTTCCGTAATGGTTACTACGGAGGAAAATAAAAAGATTCTTATCGACTGCGGCCCGGATTTCAGGCAGCAAATGCTTAGCAACCACGAACATACCGTAGACATTGCACTCATCACTCACGAACACAACGACCACGTAATCGGGCTCGATGATATGCGCCCACTGATCTTTAAAAGCGGAAAAGATGTTCCCCTTTACTGTTATTCAAGAGTAGCCCATGAAATAAAAAACAGGTTTCCTTATGCTTTTGCCGATGTACGATACCCGGGTGCACCCGCCTTTGAGCTTCACGAGATAGAAAATAAACCTTTCAAGGTTCTGGATACCGAGATCACTCCTGTTGAAGTAATTCATTATAAAATTACGGTCTTCGGGTATAAGTTTAAAAATCTGGCCTATATCACCGATGCAGGCTTTATTTCTGACACGGAAAAGGAAAAACTGAAGAATTTAGATGTATTGATTTTAAACTGCATCAGAAAATTTGACCCGCATCCTGCACATTTTATCCTTCCGGATGTTATTAAGCTCTTTGAAGAGCTGAAACCTAAAAAATTATTTTTAACCCATATCAGCCATCACTTAGGCCTGCATGACATTGAAGATAAACAACTTCCACCCGGAATGCACCTTGCCTACGATGGTTTGGAAATTAATTTTTAA
- a CDS encoding nicotinate-nucleotide adenylyltransferase, translating to MYQKLTPKQKALTINLDPTIYGTFAEIGAGQETVRHFFRAGGASGTIAKAMSAYDKDFSDAIYGKEVKNRYVTQNRLRKMLRYEVALIEERISRDNNPDRKFFSYANTVTTINFDKTVRGHGWVGIRFQTKENEDYNEIVIHVKFKENDATLQQETLGNLGVNLIFGAFNYFDNPRTLVESLYDDIAKDNLEIDMIDFSGPAFSYVDNRLMSLQLVKNGMTDAVIFNSQGNNMLPADVLYKKNIFAVRGSFRPVTKVNIDMLKNGMDMFFKDAICTHEETEVLIEITISNLRADGDIDERDFLDRVDILGKLGYTVIISNFSEYYRLIDYFASYTSGDIGVAMGVNNLLMVFDEKYYKNLSGGILEAFGKFFRNGMRVYLYPYKDPETHQLLDSSNLKVEENLKELYKYFKRNNRIVDITNYNPEFLEIYSREILRKIACCTKGWETQVPEGVAEMIKERGMFGYKEELSLKQFS from the coding sequence ATGTATCAGAAACTAACTCCCAAACAAAAAGCATTAACAATTAATCTAGATCCTACTATTTATGGTACTTTCGCAGAAATTGGAGCAGGGCAGGAGACTGTTCGTCACTTTTTTAGAGCTGGGGGAGCTTCCGGTACGATCGCTAAGGCAATGTCTGCTTATGATAAAGATTTTAGTGATGCCATTTACGGAAAAGAAGTAAAAAACAGGTACGTTACCCAGAACAGACTTCGCAAAATGCTCCGTTATGAAGTCGCTCTGATCGAAGAAAGAATTTCCAGGGATAATAATCCTGACCGTAAATTTTTCTCTTATGCCAACACTGTAACGACGATCAATTTTGATAAAACAGTTAGAGGCCACGGCTGGGTGGGAATCCGTTTTCAGACGAAAGAAAATGAAGATTACAATGAAATTGTCATTCACGTAAAATTCAAGGAGAATGATGCCACTCTTCAGCAGGAAACTTTAGGAAATCTCGGGGTAAACCTTATTTTCGGGGCTTTTAATTACTTTGATAATCCCAGAACTTTAGTAGAATCCCTATACGACGATATTGCGAAAGACAACCTGGAAATTGATATGATCGATTTCAGCGGACCTGCTTTTTCCTATGTTGATAACAGGCTGATGTCCCTTCAATTGGTAAAGAACGGGATGACTGATGCGGTAATTTTTAATTCCCAGGGCAATAATATGCTTCCGGCAGATGTGCTGTACAAGAAAAATATTTTTGCGGTAAGAGGAAGTTTCAGACCGGTAACAAAAGTAAACATTGATATGCTTAAAAATGGGATGGATATGTTTTTCAAAGATGCCATCTGTACCCATGAAGAAACAGAAGTCCTTATTGAAATTACCATTTCTAACCTGAGAGCAGACGGAGATATTGATGAAAGGGATTTCCTGGATAGAGTAGATATCCTTGGTAAACTGGGCTATACTGTTATCATTTCAAACTTCTCAGAATATTACAGGCTGATCGACTACTTTGCCTCTTATACAAGCGGGGATATCGGAGTTGCAATGGGGGTAAATAACCTGTTGATGGTATTTGACGAGAAATACTATAAGAATCTGTCTGGAGGAATTCTTGAAGCATTCGGGAAATTCTTCAGAAACGGAATGAGAGTGTATCTCTATCCTTATAAAGATCCTGAAACCCACCAGTTACTGGATTCTTCAAACCTTAAAGTGGAGGAGAACCTTAAAGAACTGTATAAATATTTCAAACGTAACAACCGTATTGTAGATATTACCAATTATAACCCGGAATTTTTAGAAATTTATTCAAGGGAGATATTGAGAAAAATCGCATGTTGTACCAAAGGTTGGGAAACTCAGGTTCCGGAAGGCGTGGCAGAAATGATCAAAGAGCGTGGAATGTTCGGTTATAAAGAAGAACTATCCTTAAAACAATTCTCTTAA